In one Corallococcus sp. EGB genomic region, the following are encoded:
- a CDS encoding amidohydrolase family protein has protein sequence MPSRSRRLLTTAIGTFLLCCVSVSSWGQTSSSAEPTRIALRAARLFDGKSERALPDAVVLIEGSRIQAVGTGLAIPSGTRVIDLGDVTLLPGLIDAHSHLLLDLGPLNGDGSLIPPVAQSSTAERALLGAKLGREMLEAGVTTVRDVGNSGVNGDVALRNAIQRGWVQGPRISACTRALAPQGGQFPTLQPPAQSLIEQEYVTISGVEEARRAVRQALMDGADCIKVIVDNGHNLLSLAELKVIVEEAHRMKRPVATHTTTDESIRIAVQAGVDSVEHGYSLPDDVLAPMARGRIFLVPTDGPMDACDLFDAEGGDAERQRQTKERCRRSIARAQERLRRAVAAGVRIAAGSDMYIVLPGLTRGQASVKWILAYAEAGLKPADILRAATVNAAELLRMQDQIGSLAPNKLADLLAVEGDPLKDIRALNQVRFVMKNGQVVLDARAHSTGQP, from the coding sequence TTGCCCTCCCGTTCCCGACGCCTGTTGACGACTGCCATTGGCACGTTCCTCCTGTGCTGCGTTTCCGTATCGTCATGGGGCCAGACGTCCTCCTCCGCGGAGCCCACGCGCATCGCCCTGCGCGCCGCCAGGCTCTTTGACGGGAAGAGCGAGCGGGCCCTCCCGGACGCGGTCGTGCTCATCGAAGGCTCACGCATCCAGGCCGTGGGCACCGGCCTCGCCATCCCCTCGGGCACACGGGTCATCGACCTGGGGGACGTCACCCTGCTGCCCGGGCTGATTGACGCGCACTCGCACCTGCTGCTGGACCTGGGCCCGTTGAACGGAGACGGCAGCCTCATCCCCCCGGTCGCCCAGAGCAGCACCGCCGAGCGCGCGCTCCTGGGCGCGAAGCTGGGCCGCGAGATGCTCGAGGCGGGTGTCACCACCGTGCGCGATGTCGGCAACTCGGGGGTCAACGGCGACGTGGCGCTGCGCAACGCCATCCAGCGGGGCTGGGTGCAGGGCCCGCGAATCTCCGCCTGCACCCGCGCGCTCGCGCCCCAGGGCGGGCAGTTTCCCACGCTCCAACCTCCGGCGCAGTCCCTCATCGAGCAGGAGTACGTCACCATCTCCGGTGTGGAGGAGGCCCGGCGCGCCGTGCGGCAAGCGCTCATGGACGGCGCGGACTGCATCAAGGTCATCGTCGACAACGGGCACAACCTCCTCTCATTGGCGGAGCTGAAAGTCATCGTCGAGGAGGCCCACCGCATGAAGCGCCCGGTGGCGACGCACACCACCACCGACGAAAGCATCCGCATCGCGGTCCAGGCGGGCGTCGACTCCGTCGAGCATGGGTACTCGCTCCCCGATGACGTGCTCGCGCCCATGGCCCGCGGCCGCATCTTCCTGGTACCGACGGATGGCCCGATGGACGCGTGTGACCTCTTCGATGCCGAGGGCGGCGATGCGGAGCGCCAGCGCCAGACGAAGGAGCGCTGCAGGAGGTCCATTGCCAGGGCCCAGGAGCGCCTCCGCCGTGCCGTGGCCGCGGGTGTTCGGATCGCCGCCGGCTCGGACATGTACATCGTGCTGCCAGGATTGACGCGAGGTCAGGCCAGCGTGAAGTGGATCCTCGCCTATGCCGAGGCGGGTCTCAAACCCGCGGACATCCTGCGCGCCGCGACAGTGAACGCGGCGGAGCTGCTGCGCATGCAGGACCAGATTGGCTCGCTCGCGCCGAACAAGCTCGCGGACCTGCTCGCGGTGGAGGGGGATCCGCTGAAAGACATCCGGGCGCTGAACCAGGTCCGGTTCGTGATGAAGAACGGGCAGGTGGTCCTGGACGCCCGCGCGCACAGCACGGGCCAGCCCTAG
- a CDS encoding IS66 family insertion sequence element accessory protein TnpB: MAKQVEKPEWARIAEAFEASGQTQREFALAHGMRLSTLQSWVYRHRRSAPSRAEAVRLLPVRVASAPAAPESLLEVVATSGARVRFAVGTDVGYVARLVAALGR, from the coding sequence ATGGCGAAGCAGGTGGAGAAGCCGGAGTGGGCGCGCATCGCGGAGGCCTTTGAGGCGAGCGGGCAGACGCAGCGGGAGTTCGCGTTGGCGCACGGCATGCGGCTGAGCACGTTGCAGTCGTGGGTGTACCGGCATCGGCGGTCCGCTCCATCGCGAGCGGAAGCCGTGCGGCTGTTGCCGGTGCGAGTGGCGAGCGCCCCCGCGGCGCCGGAGTCCCTGCTGGAGGTGGTGGCCACGAGCGGAGCGCGGGTGCGATTCGCGGTAGGCACCGACGTCGGTTACGTGGCCCGGCTCGTCGCCGCGTTGGGGCGCTGA
- the tnpB gene encoding IS66 family insertion sequence element accessory protein TnpB (TnpB, as the term is used for proteins encoded by IS66 family insertion elements, is considered an accessory protein, since TnpC, encoded by a neighboring gene, is a DDE family transposase.): protein MFALPASVRVVLAMEPVDMRKSIDGLMALVRTAWGEDVYSGHLFAFVSRRGDRIKVLTWSRGGFVLLYKRLETGRFRLPPVDAGAQAVTLDATQLAMLLDGIDVAQVRRQPAWAPPGRTGS from the coding sequence ATGTTCGCCCTGCCTGCGTCGGTGCGCGTGGTGCTGGCGATGGAGCCGGTGGACATGCGCAAGTCGATTGACGGCCTCATGGCGCTGGTGCGCACGGCGTGGGGCGAGGACGTCTACTCGGGGCACCTCTTCGCCTTCGTCTCCAGGCGAGGCGACCGCATCAAGGTGCTGACGTGGAGCCGGGGCGGCTTCGTGCTTCTCTACAAGCGGCTGGAGACGGGCCGCTTCCGGCTGCCGCCGGTGGACGCGGGCGCGCAGGCAGTGACGCTGGACGCCACGCAGTTGGCGATGCTGCTGGACGGCATCGACGTGGCCCAGGTGAGGCGCCAGCCCGCCTGGGCACCTCCCGGGCGTACGGGCAGCTGA